One Methylosarcina fibrata AML-C10 DNA segment encodes these proteins:
- a CDS encoding GNAT family N-acetyltransferase, producing the protein MIEVVRAKLADAPAVCVALRRSIAEVCGSDYSHIEGFVENWLKNKTPENVAIWIENPAAYFIIARACNSDIVAGVGSLSRAGEVLLCYVIPEYLGRGVGRSILEALEMQALEWGIQRLTTLSTITARDFYARQGFRPCGSTISESGYEIEIPMAKEHVI; encoded by the coding sequence ATGATCGAAGTGGTAAGGGCAAAATTGGCAGATGCGCCAGCTGTATGCGTAGCTTTGAGACGATCAATAGCGGAAGTTTGTGGTTCCGATTACTCTCATATTGAGGGCTTCGTCGAGAATTGGCTGAAGAATAAGACTCCGGAGAACGTAGCTATTTGGATTGAAAATCCTGCGGCATATTTCATAATTGCTCGTGCTTGCAATTCAGACATAGTGGCTGGGGTTGGGAGCCTAAGCCGAGCTGGCGAGGTTCTTCTCTGTTACGTCATTCCCGAATACTTGGGTCGGGGCGTTGGGCGAAGCATTTTGGAGGCGTTGGAGATGCAAGCCCTTGAATGGGGAATTCAAAGACTCACGACGTTAAGCACAATCACCGCCCGTGATTTCTATGCGCGGCAGGGCTTTAGGCCATGTGGCTCAACTATCTCGGAAAGTGGATATGAAATCGAGATTCCAATGGCAAAGGAACATGTCATCTAA
- a CDS encoding DUF2442 domain-containing protein, producing the protein MDKIVKAIPLDNYRIEIQTTSGISGIFDVKPYLGGSAFKELANESYFRLVRPIRHGIAWPHEQDFSSDTIIWDIQNAQQSAPEDSANATLLS; encoded by the coding sequence GTGGACAAGATTGTAAAAGCTATTCCCCTCGATAATTATCGAATTGAGATTCAGACAACTAGCGGTATTTCCGGCATCTTTGATGTCAAGCCTTACTTAGGAGGGAGTGCATTTAAAGAGCTTGCTAATGAATCATATTTTCGCCTGGTGCGTCCTATACGTCATGGCATTGCATGGCCACATGAACAAGATTTCAGTTCAGATACCATTATCTGGGATATTCAAAATGCCCAACAAAGCGCTCCAGAAGACTCCGCTAATGCTACGCTGCTGAGCTAA
- the dhiT gene encoding type II toxin-antitoxin system toxin DhiT translates to MKEFSMPTISMFYGILILMYFYDNKKHSVPHIHAEHGEYEATIAIEDGSVLGGSLPSAKMKLVQAWIEIHREDLMADWKLAVAGEPVFKIDPLR, encoded by the coding sequence ATGAAAGAGTTTAGTATGCCTACAATTTCGATGTTCTACGGAATCCTAATCTTGATGTATTTCTATGACAATAAGAAACATAGCGTTCCCCATATTCATGCTGAGCATGGGGAATACGAAGCTACCATAGCCATTGAGGATGGTTCTGTTCTCGGAGGCAGCTTGCCGTCAGCAAAAATGAAATTGGTACAAGCTTGGATAGAAATACACCGAGAAGATTTAATGGCAGATTGGAAGCTGGCCGTTGCTGGCGAACCCGTCTTCAAAATAGACCCATTGCGATAG
- a CDS encoding antibiotic biosynthesis monooxygenase has protein sequence MQHVLIIHEVEAYPAWKAIFDQAADIRKRAGEISYQLLRYDNDANNIVHFSEWSSLDNARRFFESPELVEIRKKAGVKAPDFIYLQEIERGVL, from the coding sequence ATGCAACATGTTTTAATCATTCATGAGGTCGAAGCTTATCCGGCATGGAAGGCAATTTTTGACCAAGCAGCGGACATTAGAAAACGTGCAGGGGAAATCAGTTACCAATTGCTGCGCTACGACAATGATGCAAATAATATCGTCCATTTCTCGGAATGGTCCTCGCTGGACAATGCCAGACGTTTCTTCGAGTCTCCTGAACTGGTAGAAATCCGGAAAAAGGCTGGTGTAAAAGCGCCAGACTTCATTTATCTGCAAGAGATAGAGCGTGGTGTGCTATAG
- a CDS encoding sulfotransferase domain-containing protein, which translates to MNKTIQWPKKRRELHNHHFDSTVWNDFEFRNDDVVIATYGKSGTTWMQQIVGQLIFGGRPELQVAELSPWLDLRVPPKAEKLAAVAAQSHRRFLKTHLPVDALVFSPKAKYIYIGRDGRDVVWSLYNHHANANQAWFDALNETPGRVGPPIEPADPDILRYWRGWLDRDGHPFWPFWHHIRSWWEIRQLPNVLLVHFADLKRDGPVQMRRIADFLDITVDELKWPAIVDYCSFDWMKRHAPQCAPLGGVFWDGGAEVFINKGTNGRWREVLGEDDTRAYEARAVAELGEDCARWLASGGEVR; encoded by the coding sequence ATGAACAAGACCATCCAGTGGCCCAAGAAGAGGCGCGAACTCCACAACCATCACTTCGATTCCACCGTTTGGAACGATTTCGAGTTCCGCAACGACGACGTCGTCATTGCCACCTACGGCAAATCCGGAACGACCTGGATGCAGCAGATCGTCGGCCAATTGATCTTCGGCGGTCGTCCCGAACTTCAGGTGGCCGAGTTGTCTCCGTGGCTCGATCTCAGGGTGCCCCCGAAAGCGGAGAAACTGGCCGCCGTTGCGGCGCAAAGCCACCGGCGCTTTCTGAAGACGCATTTGCCGGTCGATGCGCTGGTGTTTTCACCCAAGGCCAAATACATCTACATCGGACGCGACGGGCGCGACGTGGTCTGGAGCCTGTACAACCATCATGCGAACGCCAACCAAGCCTGGTTCGATGCGCTGAACGAAACGCCCGGCCGGGTGGGGCCTCCGATCGAGCCGGCCGATCCCGACATCCTGCGTTATTGGCGCGGCTGGCTCGACCGGGACGGTCATCCTTTCTGGCCGTTCTGGCATCATATCCGCAGTTGGTGGGAAATCCGGCAGCTTCCGAACGTGCTGCTGGTGCATTTTGCCGACCTGAAGCGGGACGGGCCGGTGCAGATGCGCCGGATCGCCGACTTTCTGGACATCACAGTCGACGAATTGAAATGGCCGGCCATCGTCGACTACTGTTCGTTCGACTGGATGAAACGGCATGCGCCGCAATGCGCGCCTTTGGGCGGTGTATTCTGGGACGGCGGCGCGGAGGTTTTCATCAACAAAGGCACCAACGGCCGCTGGCGGGAGGTGCTGGGCGAAGACGACACGCGCGCCTACGAAGCACGGGCCGTCGCCGAGCTGGGCGAGGACTGTGCGCGCTGGCTGGCTTCGGGCGGCGAAGTTCGCTGA
- a CDS encoding slipin family protein: MFEYFGIVFGALVFLLLASAFRILLEYERGVIFMLGRYYKIKGPGLILVIPLIQQMERVDLRTIVMDVPPQDVISRDNVSVKVNAVVYFRVIDPDKAIIQVKNFFEATSQLAQTTLRSVLGQHELDEMLAERDKLNIDIQTILDQQTDAWGIKVANVEIKHVDLDESMIRAIAKQAEAERTRRAKIIHAEGEMQASEKLSQAAEILARQPQAIQLRYLQTLTEIAGERSSTIVFPLPIDMLHEFPGKRRLVPKE, translated from the coding sequence ATGTTTGAATATTTCGGTATCGTCTTCGGCGCGCTCGTGTTTTTATTATTGGCCAGCGCCTTCAGAATCCTGCTCGAATACGAGCGCGGCGTGATCTTCATGCTCGGGCGTTATTACAAAATCAAAGGTCCGGGCCTGATCCTGGTCATCCCTCTGATCCAGCAGATGGAAAGGGTCGATCTGCGCACCATCGTAATGGACGTGCCGCCTCAGGACGTCATTTCGCGCGACAATGTTTCGGTCAAGGTCAACGCGGTCGTTTACTTCCGGGTCATCGATCCGGACAAGGCCATCATCCAGGTGAAAAATTTTTTCGAAGCCACCAGCCAACTGGCGCAAACGACGCTGCGCTCGGTGCTCGGCCAGCACGAACTGGACGAAATGCTGGCGGAGCGCGACAAGCTGAACATCGACATACAGACGATACTCGATCAGCAGACCGACGCCTGGGGGATCAAGGTCGCCAACGTCGAAATCAAACACGTCGATCTGGACGAGAGCATGATCCGAGCGATCGCCAAACAGGCGGAAGCGGAACGGACCCGCCGCGCCAAGATCATCCACGCCGAAGGCGAGATGCAGGCTTCGGAAAAACTATCGCAGGCGGCCGAAATTCTGGCCCGCCAACCGCAGGCGATTCAGCTTCGCTATTTGCAGACCTTGACTGAAATCGCCGGGGAGCGGTCATCGACGATCGTGTTCCCGCTGCCGATCGACATGCTGCACGAGTTCCCCGGCAAGCGCCGGCTCGTGCCGAAAGAATGA
- a CDS encoding NfeD family protein, with product MLTTIRLRWPVLLSLALLPVVQSHARTEDAGAVSRPPAVIVQLAIQDAIGPATSDYLERSMEKAVESGADAILITLDTPGGLDTSMRRIIKKIIASPIPVIAYVTPGGARAASAGTYILYASHIAAMTPGTNLGAATPVQIIGSDEPERKPGKKPDPSAPSNEAPAPKNAMAQKAVNDAVAYIRSLAEMRGRNADWAEQAVREAVSLSAEQALKKNVIDIVAADTADLLRQLDQRKIRLPGRETMLNTKNALLKPIRPDWRSELLAVITNPNIAYILMLAGIYGLIFEFSNPGTVIPGTIGGICLLLALYGFQILPVNYAGMALILLGVALMIAEAFAPGFGILGFGGLTAFIIGSIILIDTDAPGFGIHPALIGAVALSSAVFFMVILGMAIRSRRHKVVTGAEELLGQSGTVIEDFTGTGLVRVHSEIWQAHAAETLHKNQRIRVVGRDGLTLRVTAFADKEKSHV from the coding sequence ATGCTCACGACAATCCGTTTACGCTGGCCGGTTCTTCTCTCGCTTGCACTCCTGCCAGTTGTTCAGAGCCACGCGCGGACGGAGGACGCCGGAGCGGTTTCTCGGCCGCCGGCGGTGATCGTTCAGCTTGCGATCCAGGACGCGATCGGTCCCGCCACCAGCGATTACCTGGAGCGAAGCATGGAAAAAGCCGTCGAATCCGGCGCCGACGCCATTCTGATCACCCTGGATACGCCGGGCGGACTGGACACGTCGATGCGCCGGATTATCAAGAAAATCATCGCATCGCCGATTCCGGTGATCGCTTACGTGACCCCGGGAGGCGCCAGAGCGGCCAGCGCCGGCACCTACATCCTCTATGCCAGCCATATTGCCGCGATGACGCCCGGCACCAATCTGGGCGCCGCAACGCCGGTGCAGATCATCGGTTCCGACGAACCGGAGAGAAAACCCGGCAAGAAGCCGGATCCATCCGCTCCTTCCAACGAAGCCCCGGCTCCGAAAAATGCGATGGCGCAAAAAGCGGTCAACGACGCCGTGGCCTATATCCGAAGCCTGGCCGAGATGCGCGGCAGAAACGCCGACTGGGCGGAACAGGCGGTCCGCGAGGCCGTCAGCCTCAGCGCCGAACAAGCCTTAAAGAAAAACGTCATCGATATCGTGGCGGCCGACACGGCCGATCTGCTGCGGCAGCTCGACCAGCGAAAAATCCGCCTGCCGGGGCGGGAGACGATGCTGAATACGAAAAACGCCCTGCTCAAACCGATCCGGCCGGACTGGCGCAGCGAATTGCTGGCGGTCATCACGAATCCCAACATCGCCTACATCCTGATGCTCGCCGGCATTTACGGCCTGATTTTCGAATTTTCCAACCCCGGCACCGTCATTCCCGGAACCATCGGAGGCATTTGTCTGCTCCTGGCTTTATACGGTTTTCAGATCCTGCCGGTCAATTACGCCGGCATGGCGCTGATTCTGCTGGGAGTGGCCTTGATGATCGCCGAAGCGTTCGCGCCCGGCTTCGGTATCCTCGGCTTCGGCGGACTGACCGCGTTCATTATCGGCTCGATCATCCTGATCGATACCGACGCGCCGGGCTTCGGCATCCATCCGGCCCTGATCGGCGCGGTCGCATTGAGCAGTGCGGTCTTTTTCATGGTGATCCTGGGCATGGCGATCCGGTCGCGGCGGCACAAGGTCGTTACCGGTGCGGAAGAACTGCTCGGCCAGAGCGGAACCGTGATCGAAGATTTCACCGGCACCGGTCTGGTCCGCGTGCATAGCGAAATCTGGCAGGCGCACGCGGCCGAAACCCTGCACAAGAATCAACGCATCCGGGTCGTCGGCAGGGATGGCCTGACGCTGCGGGTGACCGCCTTTGCGGATAAGGAGAAAAGCCATGTTTGA
- a CDS encoding MMPL family transporter: MKKISDATGSFFAALTAPLLRFPKTYVLLMCVLCGLSLYYTVRNLGIDTDTTKILSQDLPFLQDRARFLEAFPQDDASILVVVDAPTPEKAARALAYLAAKFNEGKDYIESVHVPGEGEFFDRHALLYLDLDDLNELAGKMAEVQPFVGTLMRDNSLKNLLSIVGLAVSGEERELPVDLKPLLDRVREVTETFLDGKNRQLSWQRLMLGEQPDLLATQRFILLKPVLDFSALVPSEKALQDVRRRVEKAKQALPGVGIRLTGEVVLEHDELVNVQESTNAATIASIILVCVALLAGFRSWKLMLVTLASMLMGLSLALGFATWAVGHLNLISIAFAVLYIGVGDDYAIQLNLRYRELLQQQLPQQEALLRAVRDIGPSIALCAITTSLGFFSFIPTDYVGVAELGVIAGGGILIALFISITVIPALLRLFPLRAGEQSFGGSFPAWVYDFPMRHALFIKWTALGVTLAGIGLLTQVRFDFNPLNLRNPESESVATFRELLKTKTSSPMTLSILADGREEAQTVAQRLEKLKTVEETVTIFDFIPTQQEPKLEVIQELALVMGLRFGEFPPPMPDSIENHRAALTQFIDTANRHLKKNPGSDLAEPLQRLQKVLSRLLTFIESKPPDDQEALLNRLQRNLLGALPWSMNKLWKGFEADRVTLEGLPKELSERWLSKDGIYRIQAFPSKDLNERDNLKAFVKEVRKIAPHATDLPVIYLESADAVVRSFLQALLFTLAAIVTVLSIVTRSIKDTLLILLPLLMTAILTGAATVVLDTPFNFANIIVIPLLLGLGVDSGIYIVSRLRALPDQQQNVLRTSTARGVVFSCLTTVGSLVSMAFTSHPGLASMGLLLSVGLTLVIVCTIVVLPAYAYKVRG, from the coding sequence ATGAAAAAAATTTCTGATGCAACCGGTTCTTTTTTCGCTGCCTTGACGGCCCCGCTGCTGCGTTTTCCCAAAACTTACGTTTTGCTGATGTGCGTGCTTTGTGGGCTGAGTCTTTATTACACCGTCCGCAATCTCGGGATCGATACGGACACGACCAAAATACTGTCCCAGGATCTGCCTTTTTTGCAGGACCGCGCCCGCTTTCTCGAGGCGTTTCCCCAGGACGATGCCTCGATTCTGGTAGTGGTCGACGCTCCGACTCCGGAAAAAGCCGCCCGGGCGCTTGCCTATCTGGCAGCGAAATTCAACGAGGGCAAAGACTATATCGAGTCCGTCCACGTTCCGGGGGAAGGCGAATTCTTCGATCGCCACGCCCTGCTTTATCTCGATCTTGACGACCTGAACGAACTGGCCGGGAAGATGGCCGAGGTGCAGCCGTTCGTCGGCACCCTGATGCGGGACAACAGCCTGAAAAACCTGCTGTCGATCGTGGGGCTGGCCGTCTCCGGAGAAGAGCGCGAGTTGCCGGTGGATCTGAAACCGCTGCTGGACAGGGTTCGGGAGGTCACCGAAACTTTTTTGGACGGAAAAAACCGGCAGTTGTCATGGCAACGCCTGATGTTGGGCGAGCAACCGGACCTGCTTGCCACTCAGCGTTTCATTCTGCTTAAGCCGGTACTGGATTTCAGCGCGTTGGTGCCCTCCGAAAAGGCGCTGCAGGACGTTCGGCGGCGGGTCGAAAAAGCCAAACAGGCGCTGCCCGGCGTCGGGATTCGGCTGACCGGCGAAGTCGTGCTGGAGCACGACGAACTCGTCAACGTCCAGGAGAGCACGAACGCGGCCACGATCGCGTCGATAATCCTGGTCTGTGTGGCTTTGCTGGCGGGGTTCCGCTCGTGGAAGCTGATGCTGGTCACGCTGGCCTCGATGCTGATGGGCTTGTCTCTCGCCCTGGGTTTTGCCACCTGGGCGGTCGGCCATCTCAACCTGATTTCGATCGCCTTTGCGGTGCTTTACATCGGCGTCGGCGACGACTATGCGATACAGCTCAATCTTCGCTACCGGGAGCTGCTGCAGCAACAACTTCCGCAACAAGAGGCGTTGCTCCGGGCGGTGCGCGACATCGGGCCGTCGATCGCTCTGTGCGCGATCACGACGTCCCTGGGATTTTTTTCCTTTATCCCGACCGATTACGTGGGCGTCGCGGAGCTGGGCGTCATTGCCGGCGGCGGCATCCTTATCGCCTTGTTCATTTCGATCACGGTGATACCGGCGCTGCTGAGACTGTTTCCGTTGCGTGCCGGCGAGCAATCGTTCGGTGGGTCCTTTCCGGCCTGGGTTTACGATTTTCCCATGCGTCATGCGCTGTTCATCAAGTGGACCGCGCTCGGCGTAACGCTTGCGGGCATCGGTCTTTTGACCCAGGTCCGGTTCGATTTCAACCCGCTCAATTTGCGCAATCCCGAAAGCGAGTCCGTGGCGACGTTTCGCGAACTGTTGAAGACCAAAACAAGTTCTCCGATGACGCTGTCGATCTTGGCGGACGGCCGGGAGGAAGCGCAAACCGTAGCGCAGCGGCTGGAAAAATTGAAAACGGTGGAAGAGACGGTCACCATTTTCGATTTCATCCCGACGCAGCAGGAGCCCAAGCTGGAGGTGATTCAGGAGCTGGCTCTGGTGATGGGCTTGCGTTTTGGCGAATTTCCGCCGCCGATGCCGGACAGCATTGAAAACCATCGGGCGGCGCTGACCCAATTCATCGATACCGCCAACCGGCATCTGAAAAAGAATCCGGGCAGCGATTTGGCCGAGCCGTTGCAGCGGCTGCAAAAAGTACTGAGCCGTCTTTTGACCTTCATCGAATCGAAACCTCCGGACGATCAGGAAGCCTTGCTCAATCGATTGCAGCGGAATTTGTTGGGCGCCCTGCCTTGGAGCATGAACAAGTTATGGAAAGGATTCGAGGCCGATCGGGTGACGCTGGAGGGGTTGCCGAAAGAGCTGTCCGAACGCTGGCTCAGTAAAGACGGAATCTACCGGATTCAGGCGTTTCCGAGCAAGGATCTCAACGAGCGCGACAACCTGAAGGCGTTCGTGAAGGAAGTCCGCAAGATTGCGCCCCACGCGACCGACCTGCCGGTGATTTATCTGGAATCGGCAGATGCTGTGGTCCGCTCGTTTCTTCAGGCATTGCTGTTCACGCTGGCGGCCATCGTAACGGTCTTGTCGATCGTGACGCGCAGCATAAAAGACACTTTGTTGATTCTGTTGCCGCTCCTGATGACGGCGATACTGACCGGGGCCGCCACGGTCGTGCTCGATACGCCGTTCAATTTCGCCAACATCATTGTGATACCGCTGCTGTTGGGCCTCGGCGTCGACAGCGGCATCTACATCGTCAGCCGCCTTCGGGCTTTGCCCGACCAGCAGCAAAACGTATTGCGGACCAGCACCGCCAGAGGCGTCGTGTTCAGTTGTCTGACCACGGTGGGCAGCCTGGTCAGCATGGCGTTTACTTCGCATCCGGGACTGGCGAGCATGGGGCTGCTGCTGTCCGTGGGCTTGACGCTGGTGATCGTCTGCACGATCGTCGTGCTTCCGGCTTATGCGTATAAAGTACGCGGCTGA
- a CDS encoding Lpp/OprI family alanine-zipper lipoprotein, whose protein sequence is MKKMIKLATIASAFSLVAACATTSDVENLQSQVDGLNTSVKQASADAASAQTAAADAAAKAEAAEAAANRAAELSEDTNSKLNQKFKRSMMK, encoded by the coding sequence ATGAAAAAAATGATCAAACTGGCAACGATTGCATCGGCTTTCAGCCTGGTTGCGGCATGCGCGACGACTTCGGATGTTGAAAATTTACAATCCCAGGTTGACGGTCTGAATACCTCCGTCAAGCAGGCATCGGCCGATGCCGCCAGCGCGCAAACGGCAGCGGCCGATGCGGCGGCCAAGGCGGAAGCGGCGGAAGCCGCAGCCAATAGGGCGGCTGAACTGTCCGAAGACACCAACAGCAAATTGAATCAAAAATTCAAGCGGTCGATGATGAAATAA
- a CDS encoding BrnA antitoxin family protein, with amino-acid sequence MANPSPLTDSDGEVRELTRDDFKKAVPFSGLPEELKSVLRGRGKQKAPTKISTTVRFDAEVLAAFKATGKGWQRRMNEALKEWLKEHRPQ; translated from the coding sequence ATGGCAAACCCATCACCCTTAACTGATTCGGACGGCGAAGTCCGTGAATTGACCCGGGATGACTTTAAAAAAGCCGTGCCGTTTTCCGGGCTGCCCGAAGAGTTGAAAAGCGTCCTGCGCGGACGCGGCAAGCAGAAAGCGCCGACCAAGATATCCACCACGGTGCGTTTCGACGCCGAGGTGCTGGCGGCTTTCAAAGCCACCGGTAAAGGCTGGCAAAGACGCATGAACGAAGCGCTGAAGGAATGGCTGAAGGAGCATAGGCCGCAATAG
- a CDS encoding BrnT family toxin produces MIIEFDPAKNLKNIRERGLSFERAADFDFETAVFMTDDQRDYAEVRRIGVGYLDGRLHVLCFVFIAGGIRVISFRKANHREAKRYGKPITLN; encoded by the coding sequence ATGATCATCGAATTCGACCCTGCCAAAAACTTAAAAAACATCCGCGAACGCGGGCTGAGTTTTGAACGGGCGGCCGATTTCGACTTCGAAACCGCTGTTTTTATGACAGACGACCAGCGCGATTACGCCGAAGTCCGCCGCATCGGCGTAGGCTATTTGGACGGCAGATTGCACGTTCTGTGCTTTGTGTTTATTGCCGGCGGCATCCGTGTCATCAGTTTTCGCAAAGCCAATCACAGAGAGGCTAAAAGATATGGCAAACCCATCACCCTTAACTGA
- the rlmN gene encoding 23S rRNA (adenine(2503)-C(2))-methyltransferase RlmN, with protein MKQSFYDLNYSDLEAVVNQNNLNSSVATVLFNWYYKKKENTQCHNKISKSALAFFEKNFDFTLPEIEIVHESQKDRSVKFLFKLKDNHKVETVLIPFSNKYSICLSSQVGCAMKCSFCFTGEQGLKRNLATSEIVGQFLQAWRWLATHRPGEERILNIVFMGQGEPLHNFDAVKKACEIFLSQHGTSIGVQKITVSTAGYIPGLKRWSQEIPGVNLALSLHSPFEEKRNELIPINKKYPLDEVLAHIDKIPLNKKQFVTYEYILIKDFNDSPDDAKKLGMMLAGKSAYINLIPFNSFPGSRYKRPDLDQVENFKEVLDGFKIPTLIRGVKGDDVLAACGQLNSNNQVRRAQ; from the coding sequence TTGAAACAATCTTTTTATGATCTCAATTATTCCGATTTAGAGGCGGTCGTAAATCAAAATAACTTAAACTCCTCGGTAGCGACCGTCCTTTTTAACTGGTATTACAAGAAAAAAGAAAACACTCAGTGCCATAATAAAATTTCTAAATCCGCATTGGCTTTTTTTGAAAAAAATTTTGACTTTACTCTACCCGAAATCGAGATTGTTCATGAGTCGCAAAAAGATCGATCGGTAAAATTTCTTTTTAAGCTCAAAGACAATCACAAGGTTGAAACCGTCCTTATTCCGTTTAGCAATAAATATTCTATTTGCCTCTCATCCCAGGTTGGCTGCGCGATGAAGTGTTCTTTTTGCTTTACCGGAGAGCAAGGGCTTAAAAGAAATTTGGCTACGAGTGAAATTGTCGGGCAATTTCTACAGGCTTGGCGTTGGCTGGCAACCCATAGGCCCGGAGAAGAGAGGATTTTAAATATTGTTTTTATGGGACAAGGCGAGCCTTTACATAATTTTGATGCGGTTAAAAAAGCGTGTGAAATCTTTTTGTCTCAACACGGAACTTCAATTGGCGTTCAAAAAATTACTGTCTCAACGGCGGGTTATATTCCCGGGCTTAAAAGATGGAGTCAGGAAATTCCCGGCGTGAACCTTGCGCTATCTCTTCATTCGCCGTTTGAGGAAAAGCGAAATGAACTGATTCCTATCAACAAAAAATATCCTCTCGACGAGGTGTTGGCCCATATTGACAAGATACCTTTAAATAAAAAGCAATTTGTTACTTATGAATATATTTTGATAAAGGATTTTAACGACTCTCCGGATGATGCTAAAAAACTGGGGATGATGCTGGCCGGCAAAAGCGCGTATATCAATTTAATTCCTTTTAATTCATTCCCGGGATCACGTTACAAGCGGCCGGATTTGGATCAGGTTGAAAATTTCAAGGAAGTTTTGGATGGGTTTAAAATCCCGACTTTGATAAGGGGTGTCAAAGGCGATGACGTATTAGCCGCCTGCGGACAACTCAATTCCAATAATCAGGTCCGTAGGGCGCAATAA
- a CDS encoding type II toxin-antitoxin system HicB family antitoxin produces the protein MQKQFTAFIEREGDGYVSLCPELDIASQGDTIEESRENLREALELFFETASPEEIQARLHEEVYVTRLEIAVG, from the coding sequence ATGCAGAAGCAATTTACAGCGTTTATTGAGCGCGAAGGGGATGGCTATGTATCGCTTTGCCCGGAGCTCGATATCGCCAGTCAGGGCGATACCATCGAAGAATCCCGCGAGAATCTTCGGGAAGCATTAGAACTGTTTTTCGAAACAGCCTCTCCCGAGGAGATTCAGGCGCGCTTGCATGAGGAAGTCTATGTGACCCGACTGGAGATTGCCGTTGGGTAA
- a CDS encoding type II toxin-antitoxin system HicA family toxin: MGKLGVLSGNQVCAILARHGFLEVRRRGSHIVMQRHLSDATVTVPVPNHAEVRIGTLQSIIRQSGIPRSEFES; encoded by the coding sequence TTGGGTAAGCTCGGTGTTCTCTCCGGGAATCAAGTTTGTGCGATCCTCGCGCGCCATGGGTTTCTTGAGGTGCGGCGACGCGGCAGCCATATCGTGATGCAGAGGCACCTGTCTGATGCAACGGTTACCGTACCGGTTCCAAACCATGCCGAAGTGCGGATTGGCACACTTCAATCCATCATCCGCCAGTCCGGGATACCCAGAAGCGAGTTCGAATCTTGA